A region of Kribbella sp. NBC_01245 DNA encodes the following proteins:
- the trhA gene encoding PAQR family membrane homeostasis protein TrhA: MTKTTSPTGTEHRDLGERLSGALAPLKPKLRGWLHAGTFPLATAAGIVLICLAPTTSARWAAAVYTLGSMLLFGISALYHRFYWSPLGEAILRRLDHSNIFLLIAGTYTPLGVVLLEGNDRILLLSLAWGGALIGILFRIFWVGAPRWLYTPIYLALGWVAIFWMKDFYTYGGAAVVALLAVGGGLYSVGAVIYALKKPDPSPRWFGFHEIFHACTVAAFICHYIAVSLATYRAG, from the coding sequence ATGACGAAGACCACCAGCCCGACCGGCACCGAGCACCGCGACCTCGGCGAGCGCCTGTCCGGCGCATTGGCGCCGCTCAAGCCCAAGCTGCGCGGCTGGTTGCATGCGGGCACGTTCCCGCTCGCGACGGCCGCCGGCATCGTGCTGATCTGCCTCGCGCCGACCACCTCCGCCCGCTGGGCCGCGGCGGTCTACACGCTGGGCTCCATGCTGCTGTTCGGCATCTCCGCGCTGTACCACCGGTTCTACTGGAGCCCGCTCGGCGAGGCGATTCTGCGCCGGCTGGACCACAGCAACATCTTCCTGCTGATCGCCGGTACCTACACCCCGCTCGGCGTGGTCCTGCTCGAGGGCAACGACCGGATCCTGCTGCTGAGCCTGGCCTGGGGCGGCGCGCTGATCGGCATCCTGTTCCGGATCTTCTGGGTCGGCGCCCCGCGCTGGCTCTACACGCCGATCTACCTGGCGCTCGGCTGGGTCGCGATCTTCTGGATGAAGGACTTCTACACGTACGGCGGCGCCGCGGTCGTGGCCCTGCTCGCCGTCGGCGGCGGACTGTACTCGGTCGGCGCCGTCATCTACGCCCTGAAGAAGCCCGACCCGAGCCCGCGCTGGTTCGGCTTCCACGAGATCTTCCACGCCTGCACGGTGGCCGCCTTCATCTGCCACTACATCGCGGTCAGCCTCGCGACCTACCGCGCCGGCTGA
- a CDS encoding IS4 family transposase — protein MAEGAFAPGHLGELTQFIPFEMVDEALAQTGRTQARVRDLPARVVVYLVLAGCLFSDRGYGQVWHRLVAGLHGLTVATPTAAALTHARRRLGAAPLKALFDLLRGPSAPIAAAGVRWRGLLVTAIDGTTMTVPDTATNLGVFTKQTGSHGGSGYPLLRLMVVVCCGTRTIIDAAFGSALIGETRYAPPLLARSLRRGMIVLADRNFAARQVITAITDAGADLLIRCKDNRKLPVLQRHRDGSYLSMWDTTPVRVIEAEVTIATSNGRRTGTYRLVTTLLDPGNHPAIDLVKLYHQRWEIESAYLAIKSTILGGHVLRARTPEGITQEVYALLITYQVLRQAMTDATDTQPGTDPDRASFTIALNAARDQLIQATGVIAGTVIDLVGHIGRLVLANLLPPRRTRLGPRTVKRSTSKYPAKGPNTNRTTYQATINIDILTPPP, from the coding sequence GTGGCTGAGGGTGCGTTCGCGCCTGGTCATCTGGGCGAGTTGACCCAGTTCATTCCGTTCGAGATGGTCGATGAGGCTCTCGCCCAGACTGGCAGGACGCAGGCCCGGGTGCGTGATCTGCCGGCCCGGGTGGTGGTGTATCTGGTCTTGGCGGGGTGCCTGTTCAGCGATCGTGGCTATGGCCAGGTGTGGCACCGGCTGGTGGCCGGGCTGCACGGCCTGACCGTCGCGACACCCACCGCGGCCGCGTTGACCCATGCCCGGCGGCGACTCGGTGCTGCACCGTTGAAGGCCTTGTTCGACCTGCTCCGTGGCCCGTCCGCGCCGATCGCCGCTGCCGGGGTGCGGTGGCGGGGACTGCTGGTCACCGCGATCGACGGCACCACGATGACCGTGCCGGACACCGCCACCAATCTGGGCGTGTTCACCAAACAGACCGGCAGCCACGGCGGATCGGGCTATCCGCTGTTACGGCTGATGGTCGTAGTGTGTTGCGGCACCCGCACCATCATCGACGCGGCCTTCGGGTCAGCTCTGATCGGGGAAACCCGCTATGCGCCGCCGCTACTGGCCCGCAGCCTGCGCCGCGGGATGATCGTGCTGGCCGACCGGAACTTCGCCGCCCGGCAGGTCATCACCGCGATCACAGACGCCGGCGCCGACCTGCTGATCCGCTGCAAAGACAACCGCAAACTCCCTGTTCTGCAGCGCCACCGCGATGGCTCCTACCTGTCGATGTGGGATACGACTCCAGTCCGTGTGATCGAGGCCGAGGTCACCATCGCCACCAGCAACGGCCGACGCACCGGCACCTACCGGCTCGTCACCACCCTGCTCGACCCCGGCAACCACCCGGCCATCGACCTGGTCAAGCTCTACCACCAGCGCTGGGAAATCGAGTCGGCCTACCTGGCGATCAAATCGACCATCCTCGGCGGACACGTCCTGCGCGCCCGCACCCCTGAAGGCATCACCCAAGAGGTCTACGCACTCCTGATCACCTACCAGGTCCTGCGCCAAGCCATGACCGACGCCACCGACACCCAACCCGGCACCGACCCCGACCGGGCCAGCTTCACCATCGCCCTCAACGCCGCCCGCGACCAACTCATCCAAGCCACCGGCGTCATCGCCGGCACCGTAATCGACCTCGTCGGCCACATCGGCCGACTCGTCCTGGCCAACCTGCTACCCCCACGCCGAACCCGCCTCGGCCCCCGCACCGTCAAACGATCCACCTCCAAATACCCCGCCAAAGGACCCAACACCAACCGCACCACCTACCAAGCCACCATCAACATCGACATCCTCACTCCACCGCCCTGA
- a CDS encoding MarR family winged helix-turn-helix transcriptional regulator codes for MTSVNGVPVLHLAGLLGLLMKRLRADMAETTEAAFPDLRVSHLRLLELIPVEGARITDLAEVAGMTKQGLGQHVDYLERHGYVVSERLAEDKRVRLVVRTARGDEAVQVSTTAIARVEGRWRDELGTERFEEFVAIAKTLGLSDAGLTDQPAR; via the coding sequence ATGACTTCCGTCAATGGAGTGCCGGTGCTGCATCTGGCCGGGCTGCTCGGGTTGCTGATGAAACGGTTGCGGGCGGATATGGCCGAGACCACCGAGGCGGCCTTCCCGGATCTGCGCGTGTCGCATCTTCGACTGCTCGAGTTGATCCCGGTCGAGGGCGCGCGGATCACGGACCTGGCCGAGGTCGCGGGGATGACGAAGCAGGGGCTCGGGCAGCACGTGGACTACCTGGAAAGACACGGGTACGTCGTCTCGGAACGGCTTGCCGAGGACAAGCGCGTGCGCCTCGTCGTACGGACTGCGCGAGGTGACGAGGCGGTGCAAGTCAGCACGACGGCGATCGCGCGTGTGGAGGGGCGCTGGCGCGACGAGCTGGGCACCGAGCGGTTCGAGGAGTTCGTCGCGATCGCGAAAACGCTAGGTCTGAGTGACGCTGGCCTGACCGATCAGCCGGCGCGGTAG
- a CDS encoding phosphotransferase, producing MTMTTPTSANEALAPLGRAALDDAAFSELVRTITGDPAARPVFEATRVQPVPYVIGTPTTEALLQVRGKALLPGGETRDWSCFVKQIQSAKWWTGIEMLPPPMRAQFIREIPWRLEIAVLTSPSLAALLPDGLRLTTSYRIDEYDDERATLWMEYVEPAPGPWGLERFEHAANLLGRLSARRQMHLVEPLLPREAVTTPGVGLRYYVNGRVLFGTVPAIADGATWQHPVVKAAVEACGESAMRADLLALAEQLPAVMDGLDRLPQCYQHGDASPQNLLVPVDAPDEFVAIDWGFDCPQAVGFDLGQLLVGLAHAGELAPEALPAVHRVILRAFCEGLDDEGLTVSARDVEYGYLGSLLARATFTALPLECLAQPESAALVGLFAHRIRLTRTLIDLTRTLV from the coding sequence ATGACCATGACGACGCCGACCAGCGCCAACGAGGCGCTGGCGCCACTGGGCCGGGCAGCGCTCGACGACGCGGCCTTCAGCGAACTGGTCCGCACGATCACCGGCGACCCCGCCGCTCGGCCCGTTTTCGAGGCCACGCGGGTCCAGCCCGTGCCCTACGTGATCGGCACTCCGACCACGGAAGCGCTTCTGCAGGTGCGCGGTAAGGCCCTGCTGCCCGGCGGCGAGACGCGCGACTGGTCTTGTTTCGTGAAGCAGATCCAGTCGGCCAAGTGGTGGACCGGGATCGAGATGCTGCCGCCGCCGATGCGCGCGCAGTTCATCCGGGAGATCCCCTGGCGGCTCGAGATCGCCGTGCTGACCTCCCCGTCCCTCGCCGCGCTGCTACCGGACGGCCTGCGCCTGACCACGTCGTACCGGATCGACGAGTACGACGATGAGCGTGCGACGTTGTGGATGGAGTACGTCGAACCGGCGCCCGGTCCGTGGGGGCTCGAGCGATTCGAACACGCGGCCAATCTGCTCGGCCGGTTGTCCGCCCGGCGCCAGATGCACTTGGTCGAACCGCTGTTGCCGCGCGAGGCTGTGACGACGCCGGGCGTTGGTCTGCGCTATTACGTGAACGGCCGCGTGTTGTTCGGGACCGTTCCGGCCATCGCCGATGGCGCGACTTGGCAGCACCCGGTCGTCAAGGCGGCCGTGGAGGCGTGCGGCGAAAGCGCCATGCGGGCCGATCTGCTTGCGCTGGCCGAACAGCTCCCTGCCGTGATGGACGGGTTGGACCGGTTGCCGCAGTGCTACCAGCATGGGGATGCGAGTCCGCAGAATCTGCTGGTACCGGTGGACGCGCCAGACGAGTTCGTCGCGATCGACTGGGGGTTCGACTGCCCGCAGGCTGTTGGGTTCGACCTTGGCCAGTTGTTGGTCGGTCTGGCGCATGCGGGTGAGCTCGCGCCGGAAGCCTTGCCTGCAGTGCATCGCGTCATCCTGCGCGCGTTCTGCGAAGGCCTCGACGACGAGGGGCTGACCGTATCCGCTCGCGATGTGGAGTACGGCTACCTCGGTTCGTTGCTCGCCCGCGCCACCTTCACCGCACTACCACTGGAATGCCTCGCCCAGCCCGAATCGGCCGCCCTGGTAGGCCTCTTCGCCCACCGAATCCGCCTAACCCGCACCCTAATCGACCTAACCCGCACCCTCGTATAA
- a CDS encoding nitroreductase/quinone reductase family protein, producing MGWYTNVIRKLGHTRWFAALGRAVVPVDRWVQRRTKGRVTIVGMSALPHLLLTTTGRKTGQPRTIPLLYAPDGDNFVVTASNWGQTHHPAWSGNLLADPAAVVAAHGREIPVHATLAEGAERERVWALVTGVWPAYETYVDRAGDRTIRVFVLTPTER from the coding sequence ATGGGCTGGTACACGAATGTCATCCGCAAGCTAGGACATACCCGCTGGTTCGCCGCGCTCGGCCGGGCCGTCGTACCGGTTGATCGCTGGGTGCAACGTCGTACGAAGGGACGCGTCACCATCGTCGGCATGTCCGCCCTGCCGCATTTGCTGCTCACCACGACCGGCCGGAAGACGGGCCAGCCGCGGACGATTCCGCTGCTCTATGCGCCCGACGGCGACAACTTCGTCGTGACCGCCTCGAACTGGGGACAAACCCACCACCCGGCCTGGTCCGGCAATCTCCTCGCCGATCCAGCAGCGGTCGTCGCCGCGCACGGCCGGGAGATCCCCGTGCACGCCACGCTCGCCGAAGGCGCCGAGCGGGAACGGGTGTGGGCCTTGGTGACCGGGGTCTGGCCCGCCTACGAGACGTACGTCGACCGCGCGGGCGACCGTACGATCCGCGTCTTCGTACTAACCCCAACCGAACGCTGA
- a CDS encoding isoprenyl transferase — MRIPGKQQVRNAVYGLYERRVARSFTADQIPRHIGVIIDGNRRWARAAGDPVSSGHKAGASKITDFLEWCDEVGVKVVTVWMLSTDNLTRPAEELEPLLRIIEQTVEELTTIGRWQIHPVGALDLLPAPTAEALKAADAATHKIDGMLVNVAVGYGGRRELADAVRSLLLEEAAKGISIEELAERVDVEHIAEHLYTKGQPDPDLVIRTSGEQRLGGFLLWQSALSEFYFCEALWPDFRHVDFLRAIRSYAQRERRFGT; from the coding sequence ATGCGGATCCCAGGCAAGCAGCAAGTGCGCAACGCGGTCTACGGCCTGTACGAGCGACGGGTGGCCCGGTCGTTCACCGCCGACCAGATCCCGCGGCACATCGGCGTGATCATCGACGGCAACCGGCGCTGGGCTCGCGCGGCCGGCGACCCGGTGTCCTCCGGGCACAAGGCCGGTGCCAGCAAGATCACCGACTTCCTGGAGTGGTGCGACGAGGTCGGCGTCAAGGTGGTCACGGTTTGGATGCTGTCGACCGACAACCTGACCCGCCCGGCCGAAGAGCTCGAGCCGCTGCTGCGCATCATCGAGCAGACGGTCGAGGAGCTGACCACTATCGGCCGCTGGCAGATCCACCCGGTCGGCGCGCTCGACCTGTTGCCGGCGCCGACAGCCGAGGCGCTCAAGGCCGCGGACGCCGCCACGCACAAGATCGACGGCATGCTCGTCAACGTCGCCGTGGGGTACGGCGGCCGCCGCGAGCTGGCCGACGCCGTCCGCTCTCTGCTGCTCGAAGAGGCAGCCAAGGGCATCTCGATCGAGGAGCTGGCCGAGCGGGTCGACGTCGAGCACATCGCCGAGCACCTCTACACCAAGGGTCAGCCGGATCCCGATCTCGTCATTCGTACGTCGGGGGAGCAGCGGCTGGGCGGTTTCCTGCTCTGGCAGAGCGCGCTGAGCGAGTTCTACTTCTGCGAGGCGCTATGGCCGGACTTCCGGCACGTCGATTTCCTCCGCGCAATTCGTAGCTACGCCCAACGTGAGCGCCGCTTCGGCACGTAG